AAGTAGTTTTCTGCCACAGAATGCGAGGGGCAACAAGAATGCTCAAATTGTTACTGCTAAGGCCTAAGACAAACCGAATCTTGTGCAGCATTCTATGAAATTTCTCTTATCAATGCTGAGTGTTTGAAATTCTCTCATTCCTTGGAGTTTTCAAATCATCATACGGACTTTGTCTACTCTTTGAAAGGCGGCAAGCCCCATTCGCTGGGTTTGAAGTCCAACAACGAACTGAGAACTTGGTCAGCTCCTTTGTGATATGAAGCATCAAGCCGCGGATCTGGGACCATCACAGCAGACCTGCATAATAAGCAGAGTTTGTAACCAGAGAGCAAGTGTTTGTTAAAAGAGTACCTACAATTAAAAAAAACACTTACATTCCAGCATTTTtggctgctgctacacctgATGGTGCATCTTCAAAAACCAAGCATTTACTGGGTTCTACATTGCCCTAAACAATGTAATGCAAATGAATCAGGGGCGCAGTATCCTAGAGGAACATTGCAATTACAGGTTTTACAGTATTGTCAAACCCAATACCTCAAACCTCCTCATAGCAGCAAGGAAAATATCAGGAGATGGCTTGCCAGCCTTCACCTCCGGATCATCCCCCATGACAACATGATGCATCAGGGAGAACAACTCCTGGTGGTTCTGTGTCTTCAGTGCAAAATGACGTTTATGGGATCTGTAGGCCACAAAAAAAGAACATATCATTCATATATTCTATTACAGAAAAGCACAATGAGCAGCGCAGAAAGggtagtttacaaaaccaagaTCAAATGGGTAAGAAAATGTAAAGACACACCCTGTTGCAACAGCCATTGGTATTCCATTGGCATGAAGATGATGGACCAGACGTAGTACCCCTGCAGGTAACAGGTTTCATTATCTGCTAAAATAAAtgtacaaatatctaattcagCATCCTATACTCAGGATGTTATAACAATTTACTTATGGCAATCACAAGTCACTTAAAGCAATAAACACTTGACCACAATGTAAAAGAACCGATTTTCTTCTTCAATAAAGCCATCAGTCAGTAAGACTTGCATGCCTAAAAACACCAATTATTGATTGTTGCTACATGAGACTATCTCAAGAAGTCAAGAGGAACAAATGTAAAGTCAAAACTAGGCCTGGTGGAAAACAAACAATGTGGCACAACCTGAATTCCTGTTTATGAAGATATTAGGACACTGATTTTAGTATAAGATGGAATTTGGACAACATGAATGACACAGGGCTGACGCCATAGGACACTGCCTATTGTTAAGGTAGCAGTTTTTGTTTGGCACCACCTAACTAAATCACATCATACAAAATGAGATTAGGATGTTACTGAATAATGTTAAATAATTAGTCTAGACAATGTTCAGTTCCACACTTTAAACAACATTGAGCCAGAATCAACCAAATGCCCAAAGCACCATAGGAAATTACAAGTGAATAGATAAACTTTGGCAGCTCAAGTTCGTTCCTTTTGAGTTACCTTTTCCCAGGTCCCAGGGATTCACAGAAATCGTCAACACAGAGCATTCCTTCAGTAATGTTGAATGGATTATGCCGCATGGCAAACATGGCAAACATCATTTCCTCACCTGGCAGCTTAGTGCAGGATGGGAAGAGCGACTGGAGCATGCTCTCGCGCTCCTCTAGGAACTGCTCGGGGGTGAGCTGGCCGTCGAGGCCGAACTCGTCGACGAAGATGCGCGCAGACTCGATTGCCTTCTTGCCCATCATCTTGGCCTTGAGGGACCAGTCGAAGACCTTGCCGTACCTCGCAAGGATCTTCTCCTGCACCTCCGTGTAGAAGCCCTCCGTGTCTGCAGCACCACCAGACGCATAGAACCGAGAGCCAAGAAACTCGCCTTGAATCCAAGAAAAtagaggaggaagggagagagaaaaagataccgaggaggaggccgtccaTGTCGAAGATGACGTGCGAGATGGCGGCCCggggctgcgccgccgcagccgactcgtcggcgccggcggatGCCATGGGCGCGCCCCGACGAGCGAGCGAGAGAGATCTGGGTGTCGATGGCTAGCTAGTTTCGGGAATTTGCCGATTGGCGTGCGCTGCTTCGCCAGGAAAGAAAGGGTTGCGGGTCGGCAGGGCTGGGCTGGAGTAATGCTGGGCCTTTTGGTTTATGGACCGAAAGCAGACTAAACTGACTGTGGGCTCCTTTTGAGTCCTGCTTGAATTGGGCCAATTTCTGTCGAGGATTCGGACATGCTATTGTCAGAGTCCAGGCCACCTGAGATATCATCGGGCCCAAAGGAGTGGAGCGTTGCTAGCTTTTCCTGTTTTTGTGAATAAGGCATGAACTACGGCAAAGCAATGACCACACAAGAGAAATGATGCCGAACAGTAATCCACGGAGCATTTTGGCGAAACCCACCGATAATATTGACTTGTTTTGTCTCCACCACATTATAAATGAATCTTCAGATAACAAATATTCTCAAATATGATCTGAGAGAAGCCCCAAGTGAAGGACCAGAATGACGACAAAAAAGTGTGTGAATGGGGGAGCCTTTAAGCCCGTATTTAGTTTGCGGATCAAGTGGAAGGGGTGGTGGGTTCATCCCTATTTTTGGTTGAGCGGAACGGGTTCATCctagctttttttttgttggagaGATTGAAAGGGATTGAATGATGTATTAGCAGCAGGGTAGCGGAGGAAAGAATCAAAGAAGGAATTCAGAATGCAACGTGACTGAATATATTAATTGACAACGAACTGCAGATCAAAAGACGTTGTAGTAGTAGGGATACCCGCTGATTTAGGCCGTCGGGACAAAGGGGAAGAGAAAGGGCCCTCGGGAGAGAATGGGGATCGAAACCGAACCCAAAAATTCCATTTTTGGCTTCAcaaattgtggcagaaccgtccaaattaatccgactcaagtgcgctaaccatctcCATAAAGGCAATACAGGTTAACACGCACTttaaacggagtaatccggcagtgctgtcgggtaaaatcccaattaaaccacttgaaacaggatcgacaaagcaatTCAGAGAATACAACATTTCGCAAATTTTACAGTACAAGGTCTGAAAATGAATTATTATCACAAACCgaatttgaatttataaaaaaataacagaGTTCAAGTGCAGCAGAAATATacacgatagtctagcgacggAACAAGACGTcgtgatgaagcccgtacatgacatccatcatattttcaaatataccacctgaaaaacaaagccacaagcaaggttgagtatactaatactcaacaaggcttacccgactaagggtatatttagcccattatctagacatgcaaagtttttggcttgaggggtttgttttgccaaaaagcatctaaaagtgagtccttactttcaacaTTTTAGTTCAAGTTTAATGTAGCAAGTATTAACTAGGTTTGCAATAATATATAGAACAAGCATGATATATCAAATTAATCCTCAAAAAATAGCATCATCATTCCATCCTCATTTCaatttcttactacgatgtgacaaagagatcaaggctctcatatccgcgagtcacggcgaatcgatccgattttaaaccttgcaaggtggacctaacacacacgacctatgtaagccccgtcggactatacaagTCAATCGTTTTCTATATGCACACCAAATAGCTGAACTGCCCTGCAActcgggactgctagccccaccgttACCTACAatgggtcagccatgagtttaccCACTAGCACCACTgggaagacagtatcaagttcaTACTACCAGTGTGCATATGATACTGAGCTtactggtttcgactacctcctactcccggcatgtggttagtactgtttaatcctcgatcaacactgtCACAACAGATCGGTCCTCAactgacacaggcggagacttactttccatccaattcatatccttagccaaactcatctccgcctGTCTATTTCCTTTCCACATTAATTTGTCCTAAATAACTTTTCTATAATCCAAAAGGTCCTAACTCTCgcaagtgacaggaaatcactcgacttctaccgagtcctatttagcatggcggTACTAatgacctacacatactagtagatCAACtgagggaacctagggatcatgcaactaaggttccagtcaactcctgtaaacttaaatgcacagatACATAATAAGAACATAAATTGGTATAGCATTTAAAATATTGGAAtcgatgcaccggggcttgcctgggattaacactaggtcagtgttagttaaagGATAATtgctcggcgagcatcttccttcggtcgtgcacatcgggatccattcGTCCATCTTCCAGATGTGTcaaccattcaccgtcttctagCTCGGCTCCATCATCACGTTATCCATgcggttcatctatcgtacctaaatgaaatgcaacaatgcatatgtatgaatgcaaagttccAAGTTGTTTAGCGATTTAGATGTTATTAtgtttttccttcacgataaagttgtagtccaacataaaGTGAGTTGGTAGGGGAAACTTGTTAATTAATATTTCCTGGATAgttatttatagagtagttatttaacatgatTTAGTTCGTTCGAGGAACGGGTGgtttttaaaattttgctaagtcaTGCAAAACCACACCATAAGATTAAGTTGTATAGGCCAAACTATGCAAGTGCTAGTACTGAAGATTTAACTGAATGGTGATGATCCTATTATGAGCCTACTGTAAATTTCTCATATTTAAAGGATCAGTACACAAAG
The Panicum virgatum strain AP13 chromosome 6N, P.virgatum_v5, whole genome shotgun sequence genome window above contains:
- the LOC120679350 gene encoding (DL)-glycerol-3-phosphatase 1, mitochondrial-like; its protein translation is MASAGADESAAAAQPRAAISHVIFDMDGLLLDTEGFYTEVQEKILARYGKVFDWSLKAKMMGKKAIESARIFVDEFGLDGQLTPEQFLEERESMLQSLFPSCTKLPGVLRLVHHLHANGIPMAVATGSHKRHFALKTQNHQELFSLMHHVVMGDDPEVKAGKPSPDIFLAAMRRFEGNVEPSKCLVFEDAPSGVAAAKNAGMSAVMVPDPRLDASYHKGADQVLSSLLDFKPSEWGLPPFKE